A window of Hevea brasiliensis isolate MT/VB/25A 57/8 chromosome 14, ASM3005281v1, whole genome shotgun sequence contains these coding sequences:
- the LOC110645843 gene encoding protein PSK SIMULATOR 1: MVVESWFRGLLKIPRKHESGSEKAVIGVQAFEVASLMSKLIHLWQTLSDKQVSRLREEISNSEGIKKLVSEDDDFIVRLICVELFESMIHVAKSVVRLGKKCSDPTLKSFEHVFEEWIKLGTDPYGWEFSYRKMDKKVKKMEHFISINATLYQEMEMLSDLEQTVKRIKGNDPEPDNLLNCQKKLVWKQQEVKNLREISLWNRTYDYTVRLLVRSLFTIFSRMNHVFGFNLLVSTEHSKVVNSDYINRSQSVSALMESVHSSESSSIPRFSSGPLGGFIAKSGPISKSNKTNHFYSGPLGGPTAKSGPISGKNRNMNFFSGPLGKPTTKSGPISGINKFSKKMWQIPQSPAFLGKKLHSKPNRSTQVGPFKGCMVAANSSPVVNCYLSSTVVHSGNVNEANEYRTDYLSPASMAHSAPSILSSRFKLSDALPETLGAAALALHYANVIVVIEKLAASPHLIGHDARDDLYNMLPSKVRNSLRARLKPYSKSLTSSGYDTALAGEWTNAITTILEWLAPLAHNMIKWQSDRSFEQQNFVSRTNVLLVQTLYFANQEKTEATITELLVGLNYVWRLGRELNTKALQECAGGLGFSEYLEHDK; this comes from the coding sequence ATGGTTGTGGAATCGTGGTTTCGTGGACTCTTGAAAATTCCACGGAAGCATGAGTCAGGTTCTGAAAAGGCAGTGATTGGAGTTCAGGCCTTTGAAGTTGCTAGCTTGATGTCTAAGTTGATTCATCTATGGCAGACATTAAGTGATAAACAGGTTTCTAGGTTGAGAGAGGAGATATCAAATTCCGAGGGTATAAAAAAGCTTGTATCAGAAGATGATGATTTTATTGTTCGTTTGATTTGTGTAGAGTTGTTTGAGAGTATGATACATGTGGCGAAATCTGTGGTCAGATTGGGGAAGAAATGCTCTGACCCAACTCTGAAGAGTTTCGAGCATGTTTTTGAGGAATGGATCAAGCTTGGCACTGATCCATATGGGTGGGAGTTTTCATATAGGAAGATGGATAAGAAAGTTAAGAAGATGGAACATTTCATTTCAATCAATGCTACATTGTATCAAGAGATGGAAATGCTTTCAGATCTTGAGCAGACTGTGAAGAGAATCAAAGGTAATGATCCGGAGCCTGATAATTTGCTTAATTGTCAGAAGAAGCTTGTGTGGAAACAGCAGGAAGTGAAAAATCTTAGGGAGATCTCACTTTGGAACAGAACATATGATTATACTGTCCGCCTTCTAGTGAGATCACTGTTCACAATATTCAGTAGAATGAATCATGTCTTTGGCTTTAATCTGTTGGTTTCCACAGAGCACTCAAAAGTTGTGAATTCTGATTATATTAATCGCAGCCAGTCAGTTTCTGCACTAATGGAGTCAGTTCATTCTTCGGAGAGCAGTAGCATTCCTAGATTTTCTTCTGGTCCCCTTGGTGGATTTATTGCAAAATCGGGTCCAATTTCAAAATCAAATAAAACCAATCATTTCTATTCTGGTCCTCTTGGTGGTCCAACTGCAAAGTCTGGCCCTATTTCTGGAAAGAATAGGAATATGAACTTTTTTTCAGGTCCTCTTGGAAAGCCAACAACAAAGTCAGGCCCTATTTCGGGAATAAACAAATTCAGCAAGAAGATGTGGCAGATTCCTCAGTCCCCTGCTTTTCTGGGGAAGAAACTCCACTCAAAACCAAATAGATCGACTCAAGTTGGACCTTTTAAAGGGTGTATGGTAGCTGCAAATAGTTCACCTGTTGTCAATTGCTACTTAAGTTCAACAGTTGTTCATTCTGGAAATGTTAATGAAGCCAATGAATATCGCACTGACTACCTTTCTCCAGCCAGCATGGCTCATTCTGCACCATCGATACTCAGTTCAAGGTTCAAGTTGTCGGATGCTCTTCCTGAAACTCTTGGTGCCGCTGCTTTGGCACTGCACTATGCAAACGTTATTGTTGTAATTGAAAAGTTAGCTGCATCTCCTCACTTAATTGGTCATGATGCAAGAGATGATTTGTACAATATGTTGCCTTCAAAAGTGAGGAATTCACTAAGAGCAAGGCTAAAGCCATACTCTAAGAGCTTGACCTCGTCTGGTTATGATACTGCTCTTGCAGGAGAGTGGACTAATGCAATTACAACAATATTAGAATGGCTGGCTCCACTTGCTCATAACATGATAAAATGGCAATCAGATCGAAGTTTTGAGCAGCAGAACTTTGTTTCACGAACAAATGTGCTCCTGGTACAGACCCTTTATTttgcaaatcaagaaaagactgaAGCAACCATAACTGAGCTTTTGGTTGGTCTCAATTATGTTTGGAGACTGGGGCGAGAACTCAACACAAAAGCTTTGCAGGAATGTGCTGGTGGTCTTGGATTTAGTGAATATTTGGAGCATGATAAGTGa